A segment of the Sphingobacterium oryzagri genome:
CGCTAAAAACGTCGCTGTAAAAAATCCATGTCCGGAGTTCTTGAAAGCCACCATGACGTGCACCGCTGCGATCAAGGTTAACCAAGGAATGATCGATACATTTTCTACCGGATCCCAAGCCCAGAAACCACCAAAATTGAGTGCTTCATACGCCCAGAAAGATCCCATAATAATTCCGGCACCTAAAATCATAACCGCAAATAAAGCCCAGGGCAAACTTGCGTTGATCCATTCTTTAAAACGCTTTGTCCACAAACCTGCTGCTGCGTAAGCAAAAGGCACAATCATGGATGCAAAACCTAAAAATAGCGTCGGCGGGTGAATAACCATCCAATAGTTTTGTAGAAGCGCGTTAAGTCCATTTCCGTCAGGAATCATGGACAGGTATTTCGGATCACTAAAAATAGGTGCATTGATCGCATCACGAAGCAAGATAAATGGCGAACTACCGATACGCGATCCTAATATTTCCACACCGATCAGCATCGAGCCTAAGAATACCTGACAAAGCATCACGAAAGTCATTACCGAAGCTTCCCAGGTCTTGGCTTTAAACAAGAGGATCAGACCAAGCATGGCTTGCCAAAACATCCACAACCAAAAGCTGCCTTCTTGCCCTTCCCAAAATGAAGAGATGATAAAATGCGTGGGAAGCGCTTTTGAGGAGTGCGCCCAGGCGTAATGGTATTCAAAAAGATGGGTGTAAATAATATAAAATAGGATTGCACCAATGGAAACTACCGATACTAAATTGGTCAGGAAACCGATTCTGCCGAGGGTTTTCCACGACTTTGTTTCGGGTTCGCGCGTGGCAAAAAAGTAGCTTATGCAGGATAGTAGGGCTGCTCCAAAGGATAGGATTACAAAAAATTGACCGATTTTACCCGGTAAAAGCTGCTCTCCAACGTAATTAACGTCCATTTTGTAAATTAAAAAGTCAAAATTAAAAAATAAAAAAGATGCTGGATCCGAGTTCTTGCTGTTGCCAACAAGCTACTTATCCAGAAGCTTACAAAGCAGCCGTTTGCTCGATTACCTCGACTTGATCTTTGTTGTATTTAGAAGGACATTTCATCAAGATCTTACTGGCATGAAAAATCTTTCCATCCATTTTACCGGTAAGCACGATTTGTTCAGAACGCTCAATATCTTGCGGCTTAGAGCCGTTGAAAACCACTTCACACTCTACGCTATCGTTATCGTACATGAAAAACGAAAAGTGATTTGCGTCTTTGACTGGATCGTAGTGCAAAGCTTTTTGTTTGTTCAGCACGCCAACTACATAAAGCTCTGTTTTTTTCTCCTTAGCTTCTGTAAATGTCGAATATGTACTGGAATCAGTGTAGATCACCAAAATCATGGCAATTGCTACCGCAATAATTACAATTAAAATAATGGAGCTTTTCTTCATAGT
Coding sequences within it:
- a CDS encoding cytochrome c maturation protein CcmE, with the protein product MKKSSIILIVIIAVAIAMILVIYTDSSTYSTFTEAKEKKTELYVVGVLNKQKALHYDPVKDANHFSFFMYDNDSVECEVVFNGSKPQDIERSEQIVLTGKMDGKIFHASKILMKCPSKYNKDQVEVIEQTAAL